Proteins encoded together in one uncultured Desulfosarcina sp. window:
- a CDS encoding phage minor head protein, producing MPEVIYQDQPFEEAIAFFRQKLNLSTRTWTDLWQGEHTKAFVVAGATKADLLNDLRLAVDRGIAEGITLAAFRKAFDENVAKNGWSYKGGRNWRTRVIFETNIRTAYAAGRWQQMTDPELLKLRPYLLYRHGDSRNPRPHHLAWDGLVLPADDPWWKTHYPPNGWGCKCRVFSISKRELKAMGKSGPDRAPDNGTYVWTDKNTGVTVTVPNGIDPGWAYNVGEKTNWAPDLSKYPSSLAEHLTNELEAL from the coding sequence ATGCCGGAAGTCATTTATCAGGATCAGCCGTTCGAGGAGGCCATCGCCTTCTTTCGGCAAAAATTGAACCTGTCCACGAGAACCTGGACGGATCTCTGGCAGGGCGAGCACACCAAGGCTTTTGTCGTGGCCGGCGCCACCAAGGCCGACCTGCTGAACGATCTGCGGCTGGCGGTGGACCGGGGCATTGCCGAGGGCATCACCCTGGCCGCCTTCCGGAAGGCTTTCGACGAGAACGTGGCCAAAAACGGCTGGTCATACAAGGGCGGACGGAACTGGCGCACCAGGGTGATCTTCGAAACCAACATCCGCACCGCCTATGCCGCCGGACGCTGGCAGCAGATGACCGATCCGGAGCTTCTCAAGCTGCGGCCGTATCTACTTTATCGCCATGGCGATAGCCGGAATCCCCGCCCCCATCACCTGGCCTGGGACGGCTTGGTGCTGCCGGCGGACGATCCCTGGTGGAAAACCCACTACCCGCCCAACGGCTGGGGCTGCAAATGCCGGGTGTTTTCCATCAGCAAGCGCGAACTGAAGGCCATGGGCAAGTCCGGTCCGGATCGGGCGCCTGATAACGGCACCTACGTGTGGACGGACAAAAACACCGGCGTGACGGTTACCGTGCCCAACGGCATCGATCCGGGATGGGCTTACAACGTGGGTGAGAAAACCAACTGGGCGCCGGATCTGTCGAAATACCCGTCCAGCCTGGCCGAACACCTGACCAATGAACTGGAGGCGTTATGA
- a CDS encoding DUF935 family protein, with protein sequence MKLYISPTEFVEIDKDRETLTTDIAIRSRAMDWWGIFGYLPDPDPVLAKLGLGLEVYRELLSDAHVWSCYDSRKSGALSCEWEIRAGGDSPADKRALKIAEASLAGLDIYQAIMEMLDAPFFGLSPLEITWAYKTRQWLPAKLEGKPPEWFVFDDENRMRFLSASEMINGELLPHGKFLMARHHATYQNPYGERVLARCFWPVAFKRGGFKFWAVFTEKFGMPWLIGKVPRGTGDPDRIKLRSNLIQMVQDAVAVINDDESITAMEFQSKGASADIYEQLISACNREISKAVLGQTLSTELDGKGGSRAAAQAHLEVRDDIVEKDKRMVRTAMTQFLSWITELNLPNAASPEFAWFEEDDVQQDRAARDTELTNQGVKFTAVYYQRTYNLEEDDFTLKSQGSTDSPEFAEDAGPQIPDSDPVDQLAANLDKEAAPLVENLVEPVRNLVMAAGSLEEISEKIPDLFPDMDAGDLGALIQQATAAAMLAGRYDVNERN encoded by the coding sequence ATGAAACTTTACATCTCTCCCACCGAGTTCGTCGAAATCGACAAGGATCGCGAGACCCTGACCACGGACATCGCCATCCGCAGCCGAGCCATGGACTGGTGGGGTATATTCGGCTATCTGCCCGATCCGGACCCGGTGCTGGCCAAGCTCGGACTGGGCCTGGAGGTTTACCGCGAGCTGCTCTCCGATGCCCATGTCTGGAGCTGCTACGACAGCCGCAAGTCCGGCGCCCTTTCCTGCGAATGGGAGATCCGCGCCGGCGGTGACAGCCCGGCCGACAAACGCGCCCTGAAGATCGCCGAGGCGAGCCTGGCCGGCCTGGACATCTACCAGGCCATCATGGAAATGCTCGATGCCCCCTTCTTCGGCCTGTCTCCCCTGGAGATCACCTGGGCATACAAAACCCGCCAATGGTTGCCGGCCAAGCTGGAAGGCAAACCGCCCGAATGGTTCGTGTTCGACGATGAGAACCGCATGCGCTTTCTGTCCGCATCCGAGATGATTAACGGCGAACTGTTGCCCCATGGCAAATTCCTCATGGCCCGGCATCACGCCACCTACCAGAATCCCTATGGCGAAAGGGTACTGGCGCGCTGCTTCTGGCCGGTGGCCTTCAAACGGGGCGGTTTCAAGTTCTGGGCGGTCTTTACTGAGAAATTCGGCATGCCCTGGCTGATCGGCAAGGTGCCGCGCGGTACCGGCGATCCGGATCGCATCAAGCTGCGCAGCAACCTGATCCAGATGGTTCAGGACGCCGTGGCCGTGATCAATGACGATGAATCCATCACCGCAATGGAATTCCAGAGCAAGGGCGCTTCGGCGGACATCTACGAGCAATTGATCTCGGCCTGCAACCGGGAGATCTCCAAGGCCGTTTTGGGCCAGACCCTGTCCACCGAACTGGACGGCAAGGGCGGCAGCCGGGCAGCAGCCCAGGCCCACCTCGAGGTGCGTGACGACATCGTGGAAAAAGACAAGCGCATGGTTCGCACGGCCATGACCCAGTTTCTCTCCTGGATCACCGAGCTAAACTTACCAAACGCCGCGTCCCCCGAGTTCGCCTGGTTCGAAGAAGACGACGTTCAGCAGGACCGTGCCGCAAGGGATACGGAGTTGACCAACCAGGGCGTGAAATTCACCGCCGTTTACTACCAGCGGACCTACAACCTCGAAGAGGACGATTTTACGCTAAAGTCGCAAGGCTCGACCGATTCTCCAGAATTCGCCGAGGACGCCGGCCCACAAATTCCGGACTCGGACCCGGTGGACCAGCTGGCGGCCAATCTCGACAAAGAGGCGGCGCCATTAGTGGAGAACCTGGTCGAACCGGTGCGCAACCTGGTCATGGCCGCCGGCAGCCTGGAGGAAATCTCGGAGAAAATTCCGGATCTTTTTCCGGACATGGACGCCGGTGACCTGGGTGCGCTTATCCAGCAGGCCACGGCCGCCGCCATGCTGGCCGGCCGGTACGATGTGAACGAGAGAAATTGA
- a CDS encoding phage tail tape measure protein: MADVTRIIEILFKGTNKIGSVITSASRDLDDLNHHVTAVAQPFADLTTAVVKLDAVLAATAAAGIAYFYSESSKLQSATTELKKVVGDNTEALGIAKITAKELSNAYGESAVSVLSSTASYKQAGFDIQGAMTLAKDGMDLVIAGELAASASSEILIASLKGFKAPAEDARRLIDILNEVSNNYATDIEQLGRGMAGISPIARTMGFSMEETAGLVTPVIEVFRSGDEAAVALKTGLLKLIDDSKPVQEALASIGVTQKDANGELRSGKDILYDVAKAFQTLDEPQKLFVTQQLVGIEQSARMVEVFDGLSKSSEITAVAMNSAGSAAKEVAERLKDPEVAVNRLIQGFKNLSSSIGDDFQEAGTGAINGITAVLNSLEGAHSLRSWTL; encoded by the coding sequence ATGGCTGACGTTACCCGCATAATTGAAATTCTCTTTAAGGGCACGAACAAAATCGGGTCGGTTATTACATCGGCCAGCCGTGATCTTGACGACCTGAACCATCACGTCACTGCGGTTGCCCAGCCCTTCGCGGATTTGACCACGGCGGTTGTCAAACTCGATGCCGTTCTGGCCGCCACGGCCGCTGCGGGCATTGCCTACTTTTATAGTGAATCGTCCAAGCTGCAAAGCGCTACCACCGAACTGAAAAAAGTCGTCGGCGACAATACCGAGGCCTTGGGGATCGCCAAGATCACAGCCAAGGAGCTGTCAAACGCCTATGGCGAATCTGCGGTCTCGGTCCTCAGTTCCACGGCCAGCTACAAACAGGCCGGCTTCGACATCCAGGGGGCCATGACCCTGGCCAAGGACGGCATGGACCTGGTCATCGCCGGTGAACTGGCAGCGTCCGCCTCCAGCGAAATCCTGATCGCATCGCTGAAAGGCTTCAAGGCGCCGGCCGAGGATGCCCGGCGGCTGATCGACATCCTCAATGAGGTCTCCAACAACTACGCCACCGACATCGAGCAGCTCGGCCGGGGCATGGCCGGGATCTCGCCCATTGCCCGCACCATGGGTTTCTCCATGGAGGAAACCGCTGGTCTTGTCACTCCTGTCATCGAGGTATTCCGGTCCGGCGACGAGGCGGCCGTGGCCCTGAAAACCGGTCTGCTCAAACTGATCGACGATTCCAAACCGGTCCAGGAAGCCCTGGCCTCCATCGGAGTGACCCAGAAGGATGCCAATGGAGAGCTGCGGTCCGGTAAGGATATCCTCTATGACGTGGCCAAGGCTTTCCAGACCCTTGACGAACCGCAAAAGCTGTTCGTCACCCAGCAGCTGGTGGGTATCGAGCAGAGCGCCCGCATGGTGGAGGTGTTCGACGGCCTGAGCAAATCGTCCGAGATCACCGCCGTGGCCATGAACTCGGCCGGGTCCGCCGCTAAGGAAGTGGCCGAACGGTTGAAGGACCCGGAGGTGGCGGTCAACCGGTTGATCCAGGGGTTCAAAAACCTGTCCTCTTCGATTGGCGACGATTTCCAGGAGGCCGGTACCGGAGCGATCAACGGCATCACTGCAGTTTTAAACTCTCTCGAAGGTGCCCATTCGCTCCGATCCTGGACGCTTTGA
- a CDS encoding LamG-like jellyroll fold domain-containing protein, producing MAIFTIDHMKIDSDLYNFPVGIILGPDFLSGLGSEDSQYLYAEVNEDQCYIEIEIWLPQLNMCAIWVKVPILSSSSDTAIDVYIGESPNNDHLIVPLVWESNHAGVWDMCMPPVSAPFIFESTMNGNNATPGGSMTDDDMVPGDFGLALDFDGTDDCLTVPASASLNDLQQKTIEIFFNADSWGGNNCGRLVKKGGPEDDSGWQVYISQATGTIEFTQAFNGNATIAKWRAETNAVSLSTPIYVVITYDRTSTANDPTIEINGVAQTVTEIVAPVGSADSDAAQDLWIAAREATGGGADCAFDGRIDVVRVSNVIRSSAWRKAAFHCLAGTIFKIAGETTVSGGITLGLSAAAGATNLSNQGGSAGLGLSAWAGAAFGNHFKAAAILSLSATAGRNIEISRGALADLGLSAAAGRNIERTKAGQIGLGFSATAGAFNFTQWMAANAHRAIYSYFARITGDGDGLEDFDFVGLKSFQFRRRSGEASYLSFVIPFSDEAQDAIAARKNGQLVIDMVATVGGSQSLREELTRAKFDSVRSDKGPSSKSLTLTGYKTQTFGGNRIALQDVMTETTLDDGRLQYRCAKPDFYLRPGDTAIHGPDEIVVGSITCLVSPISKVMYVQEAAV from the coding sequence ATGGCAATCTTTACGATAGATCATATGAAGATCGATTCGGATCTCTACAATTTTCCGGTCGGGATCATCCTCGGTCCCGATTTCCTGTCCGGACTCGGTTCCGAAGATAGTCAGTATCTTTATGCCGAAGTGAATGAGGATCAATGCTACATAGAAATAGAGATTTGGCTTCCTCAACTCAACATGTGTGCCATTTGGGTGAAAGTGCCGATCCTGTCCAGTTCATCGGATACGGCCATCGATGTTTATATCGGCGAATCTCCCAATAATGACCATTTAATTGTTCCACTTGTATGGGAGTCGAACCATGCCGGTGTTTGGGATATGTGCATGCCGCCGGTAAGTGCGCCCTTTATTTTCGAATCGACGATGAATGGCAACAATGCCACACCCGGCGGGAGCATGACGGACGATGACATGGTCCCCGGTGACTTCGGTCTGGCTTTGGATTTCGACGGCACGGATGACTGCCTGACGGTTCCGGCGTCGGCGTCGTTGAACGATTTGCAGCAAAAGACCATCGAGATCTTTTTCAATGCGGACAGTTGGGGCGGCAACAATTGCGGCCGATTGGTGAAAAAAGGCGGTCCGGAAGATGACAGCGGCTGGCAGGTTTATATCAGCCAGGCCACCGGGACGATAGAATTTACTCAGGCATTCAACGGAAATGCCACCATCGCCAAATGGCGGGCGGAAACAAACGCCGTTTCCCTTTCGACACCGATCTATGTCGTCATCACCTACGATCGGACCAGCACCGCGAACGATCCCACCATAGAAATCAACGGGGTTGCCCAAACCGTAACCGAAATCGTCGCCCCCGTCGGATCTGCGGATTCCGATGCCGCGCAGGATCTGTGGATCGCTGCGCGGGAGGCGACCGGCGGCGGGGCCGATTGCGCGTTCGACGGCAGGATCGATGTGGTTCGCGTCTCCAACGTCATCCGATCCAGCGCCTGGAGAAAGGCGGCCTTTCATTGTTTGGCCGGAACAATTTTTAAAATCGCCGGCGAAACGACGGTTTCCGGCGGAATCACCCTGGGCCTGTCAGCCGCGGCCGGGGCAACCAATTTAAGCAACCAGGGCGGCAGCGCCGGATTGGGATTGTCCGCCTGGGCCGGCGCCGCGTTTGGGAACCACTTCAAGGCGGCTGCCATCCTGAGCCTGTCCGCCACCGCCGGCAGAAATATCGAGATTTCCAGGGGCGCCCTCGCCGATCTGGGTCTGTCCGCTGCGGCCGGCAGGAATATAGAGCGAACCAAAGCTGGCCAGATTGGTTTAGGATTTTCGGCGACGGCCGGAGCCTTTAATTTCACCCAATGGATGGCCGCCAATGCGCACCGGGCCATCTATTCCTATTTCGCCAGGATTACCGGCGACGGCGATGGCCTGGAAGATTTCGATTTCGTGGGATTGAAATCATTTCAATTCCGGCGCCGGTCGGGCGAGGCGTCTTATCTCTCTTTTGTCATTCCTTTTTCGGATGAAGCACAGGACGCCATAGCGGCGCGAAAAAACGGGCAACTGGTCATCGACATGGTTGCAACGGTCGGAGGTTCGCAATCGCTTCGAGAGGAATTGACGCGGGCTAAGTTCGATTCCGTCCGGTCCGACAAGGGGCCGAGCAGCAAAAGCCTGACACTCACCGGGTACAAGACCCAGACGTTTGGCGGCAACCGGATCGCGCTGCAGGACGTGATGACCGAAACGACCCTGGATGACGGCAGGCTGCAGTACCGTTGCGCGAAACCGGATTTTTACCTGCGTCCGGGCGACACGGCGATTCATGGCCCGGACGAAATTGTTGTCGGGTCGATCACCTGCCTGGTCTCTCCCATTTCCAAGGTCATGTACGTCCAGGAGGCTGCTGTCTGA
- a CDS encoding major capsid protein, which yields MDNLFKIRTLTAAVNAIKAPMRRVYNRLFAGYENMQPSDRLAFDVISGSETLLGNISVSAPATVDDKTGRKTVTLTAPRIANKRFVSTAELNSYRSFGEAGVEMMKDRIAREQKDMRGKHDRTLEFWAVNALKGVIYDADMTTVLVDYNVAAGHTPTLTGTDLFTDAASNPIAKIRSWKQLIEDDCGTSIDSWLAYLGSGVMDALIAHEGVKDFLKHDSGSKVAENGIIERLAGVDLDEYNGSYLDSTKARQRYISDDEFLLIGICDELVDVPYAPVVDDAAPGGVGNVGEGGQPAMFFSKSWTKEDPSGRWIKCESRPLPVLKRPGAVVNATVI from the coding sequence ATGGACAACCTGTTTAAAATTCGCACCCTGACCGCAGCGGTCAACGCCATCAAGGCGCCCATGCGTCGGGTGTACAACCGTCTTTTCGCCGGTTACGAGAACATGCAGCCCTCGGACCGGCTGGCCTTCGATGTCATCTCCGGAAGCGAAACGCTGCTGGGCAATATTTCCGTATCCGCCCCGGCTACCGTGGATGACAAAACCGGTCGAAAGACCGTCACCCTGACCGCGCCGCGCATCGCCAACAAGCGCTTCGTCTCCACGGCGGAACTCAATTCCTATCGCAGTTTCGGCGAGGCCGGCGTGGAAATGATGAAAGACCGTATCGCCCGGGAGCAAAAGGACATGCGCGGCAAGCACGACCGCACCCTGGAGTTCTGGGCGGTCAATGCCTTAAAGGGCGTCATCTACGATGCGGATATGACCACCGTGCTGGTCGATTACAACGTGGCCGCCGGACATACGCCCACCCTAACCGGCACCGACCTTTTCACGGATGCGGCCAGCAACCCCATCGCCAAAATCCGGAGCTGGAAGCAGCTGATCGAGGACGATTGCGGGACCAGCATCGATTCTTGGCTGGCCTACCTGGGATCGGGGGTGATGGATGCCCTGATCGCCCACGAAGGCGTCAAGGATTTCCTCAAGCACGACAGCGGCAGCAAGGTTGCCGAAAACGGCATCATCGAGCGTTTGGCCGGTGTTGATTTGGATGAGTACAACGGCTCGTACCTCGACAGCACCAAGGCCCGCCAGCGGTACATTTCCGACGACGAATTCCTGCTGATCGGGATCTGCGACGAGCTGGTCGATGTGCCCTACGCCCCGGTGGTCGACGATGCCGCACCCGGCGGTGTGGGCAACGTGGGTGAAGGCGGCCAGCCGGCCATGTTCTTTTCCAAGTCCTGGACGAAGGAAGATCCGTCCGGCCGCTGGATCAAGTGCGAGTCCCGGCCGCTGCCGGTGCTCAAGCGCCCCGGCGCTGTTGTCAATGCAACGGTGATCTAA
- a CDS encoding HeH/LEM domain-containing protein, with amino-acid sequence MDVIVKGRRSIDFKDKSYLQGQTIRDMPEKEALRLIGKGHVEPAAGDDGVIAETEPPEKMTVPELKDLLDKLEVEYASDAKKAELLELVKKHTGEPPAE; translated from the coding sequence ATGGACGTTATCGTTAAGGGAAGACGCAGTATCGATTTCAAAGACAAGAGCTATCTGCAGGGCCAGACGATCCGAGATATGCCGGAAAAAGAAGCCCTGCGGTTGATCGGCAAGGGACACGTCGAGCCTGCTGCCGGGGATGACGGCGTGATCGCCGAGACCGAACCGCCGGAGAAGATGACCGTTCCGGAACTCAAGGATCTGCTCGACAAACTGGAGGTGGAATATGCCTCCGATGCCAAGAAGGCCGAGCTTCTCGAGTTGGTTAAAAAACACACCGGTGAACCTCCGGCGGAGTAA
- a CDS encoding head decoration protein codes for MEVQDTEVVSQLIAGETNEMKPVTIASGAGELSRGTVLGLVTASNLYDQLNPAGSDGTETARAILVEDVDATSEDVSAQAYVLGKFRTSDLIWPGGITDAQKQAALLDLQDRGILVDTDWS; via the coding sequence ATGGAAGTTCAGGATACCGAGGTGGTCAGCCAGCTCATCGCCGGCGAAACCAACGAAATGAAACCGGTCACCATCGCCAGTGGCGCCGGGGAGCTTTCCCGGGGCACCGTGCTCGGCCTGGTCACGGCCAGCAACCTTTACGATCAACTCAACCCGGCCGGGTCCGACGGCACCGAAACGGCCCGGGCCATCCTGGTCGAGGACGTCGACGCCACGTCCGAGGACGTTTCCGCGCAGGCCTATGTCCTGGGCAAATTCAGGACCAGCGACCTGATTTGGCCGGGCGGCATCACCGACGCCCAGAAACAAGCCGCCCTGCTGGATCTGCAGGATCGCGGCATCCTGGTCGACACCGACTGGTCGTAA
- a CDS encoding phage virion morphogenesis protein, translating to MGGVTLSIAMDDKEVRNLFARIERRGASPRPALKSIGEYMLRRTFERFSAEEDPEGNPWLPLSEATLKRKKPGLKILQGDTNLLRDEINYQLSNDSVGLGTPLVYGAIHQLGGQAGRGHKVTIPARPYLGVNDDDLKEFAAILADYLTED from the coding sequence ATGGGCGGCGTAACCCTCTCCATAGCCATGGACGATAAAGAAGTCCGCAACCTGTTCGCCAGGATCGAACGAAGGGGCGCCAGCCCCCGTCCGGCCCTCAAGTCCATCGGCGAGTACATGCTCAGGCGAACCTTCGAACGGTTTTCTGCAGAGGAAGATCCGGAGGGCAATCCCTGGCTGCCGCTGTCCGAGGCTACGTTGAAACGGAAAAAGCCGGGCTTGAAGATACTGCAGGGGGACACGAACCTGCTCCGGGATGAGATCAATTACCAGCTAAGCAACGATTCGGTGGGACTCGGGACACCGCTCGTTTACGGCGCCATCCACCAGCTGGGCGGCCAGGCCGGTCGCGGTCATAAGGTTACCATCCCGGCCCGTCCTTACCTGGGCGTCAACGATGATGATTTGAAAGAGTTTGCCGCGATTCTGGCAGACTATCTGACGGAAGACTGA
- a CDS encoding DUF1320 domain-containing protein, which translates to MAYCILDDLKEKVSEDVLIELTDDDDAGVIDTSRTDRAMADAEAEIDAYCASRYRVPLSPVPGIIRKFCVDIAIYNLFQRRIGATEERQRDYKNAVTFLQNVASGKATLGQQPEPEAPDESTGQASLVGTRTKIFGPDVMEKY; encoded by the coding sequence ATGGCCTACTGCATACTTGACGATCTGAAGGAGAAGGTCAGCGAGGATGTGCTGATCGAACTGACCGACGATGACGATGCCGGCGTCATCGACACCTCCCGGACAGATCGGGCAATGGCCGATGCGGAGGCGGAGATCGATGCCTATTGCGCCTCCCGGTACCGGGTGCCCCTTTCTCCGGTGCCGGGCATCATCCGCAAGTTCTGCGTGGACATTGCCATTTACAACCTGTTTCAGCGCAGGATCGGGGCCACCGAGGAGCGGCAGCGCGATTATAAAAACGCAGTCACTTTCCTGCAAAACGTGGCGTCCGGCAAGGCCACCCTGGGACAGCAGCCGGAACCGGAGGCCCCGGACGAAAGCACCGGCCAGGCCAGCCTGGTGGGAACCCGGACCAAAATCTTCGGTCCCGATGTCATGGAGAAGTACTGA